From the Diachasmimorpha longicaudata isolate KC_UGA_2023 chromosome 15, iyDiaLong2, whole genome shotgun sequence genome, the window CCATTGGGGAGCCCAGGCCATAGCCCACACTCTTCTGAATGAAATTATCCAGAACGGTGTCAATGAGCTCGGGAAGACGGCCTATAGTACTCCATATCTTAGCTTGAATGCTCGGATACATCTCTACCTCCTCAATGGTTAATATAATAAGTTTTTCAAGTATTTGGGTGACTTGACGCTGCCTCTTACCCCCTTCATCGTTGGGTTTATAGAACCTAACGAGGTTCTTTAACCATGGGGTCATGTACTCCAAGCAAAGATGTTTCAGATCAATTGTGGACACTTTGAATCCCTGCATGCATTCTTCAAGAAACTCGAGTGTGAGATGTGAATCGTTGGCAGCCAGTGTTTCACTCAAATGCTTAATAAATATAGTGTTATTCGATGGTATGCATAGACCAGATGTTTCAAGGAGCTGtccttcaattttcaaatcgaAGGTTGCTGTCAATGCACACAACTGATTATATGCAGCTGTTCTGAGATTGGGATCTGAACTACCTAAATTCAATAGTGCCATATTGAGAAGAGTACCGGGTACATCTTTAGGCCGAATTTTAGTGTGAACAGACATGGAATCTGGCTGGGATAACTCCCACCGGTTTCTAATATGAATAACAGCCTGAACAATGCTGTCGCAATCGTTGTGAATAAAAGAGAGTGGTCCTGCCTCATTGGAGATGGTCAATGTGAATTGATTGTCATCAACAAGACATACTTCTTCGATTTCAGAAGCATAATACACGTCATTAAGGAGAACCTGATGGGACAAAACTTTAGTCCTTTCCGATGCTGTTATTTGAATAGCTGAGGGGCCAACTTTCACTGAGACTTTAGTGTCTTTGTGTGAAAGTTTGAGTGCACTGGTAAAGACTTTGAGATCTTCATCAAGGGTGAGGGTAGCTCCTGGTAGCTTTTGCTGCTCTGACTCAATTACCTCGTTGAGCCTCGCTGGAGAATCAATGAAGATGACTTTTCGATTGCCTTTCAATGGTGCCAATATTCTGTCATGATACTTGGTATACTCTCTCACCCAATTATTGCAATTGTAAATATAAGCAGCGTGAATGTTGGCGTAAGCAAACTCAGGAAGAACGTAAAaccatttttgtaaaaattcagtTCTGAAACGATTGTCCGAGCACGTATGAGTAAAGTCAACGACAAGTTCGAAGGGTGCATGACAAAAAGGTTTCAACGTTAACATTACGTGATAGATCAAGAGATCTCCATTCGTCTCACCGATTTTGTATCTTCGCGcaatgtaataaaaaactgGATTGCCCTGTCGTGAAGTGCCAGCTTGATAGAAAAGATTGAGACTCTTTATGCTCTTAAACTCTTCCTTCTCGTGCATATTGTGCTTAaccattatttcttcaaaattaGTAGAAGACATGTCAATACTGGACCATCTTGTATATGAAAATAGAAGATGAGACTCAACAGGTTTGTGCTCTGGAGGGCCCAGATAAGCCAATAGTGTTGCCATTTTATCGAAAGGTCTTCGTCCAACGGCTTTATGATCCCGTGAACTGCTCAGATAATCACCAATCCTCTCTTGATGGTTCCACAGTAGTCGATGAAGTGCTAGGACATTTGCATCAGAAACAAATGACATTGGATGATTAGTTTGATCGACAGTTTCACAGTCAGAGGCTATTTGAATGAAGAATCGTCGACCGATTTCAAAATGTAATCGAAGAAAATCGTTGAATGGTAGCATGTGCTGTTCCTTACTGAACTCCACGTGATTAGCAATATTTTGGAGGATCTTTGACATTAGCATGAGTCCTCGTTTCACTTGTACAGGGACCGGTTTATTGACAATTCCCATTTCTTGAGGGGATACTATAGCTGGATTGATAAAtctcaaaaaaatcactgttCCCACTGCTCCAATGTTGTTCTGGGGACACTGAGGGAATCTTTTGGATAGCACTTGATAGAGACAATGACACATGGAGCGCAATTGTGATGGAAATCTGTCAGCTGAAGAGACTATAGCATCAAAAACTTTTTGGGTAAGTGCTATAAGATTTCTCCCATTCTGTTCGATATTTTCATTCACGTCAATTCTCGCGCTGTCTACCTCAAAGTTCGTTGACGAATCGTCTATTAAGGGAGTGATAAGGGGTTCAAGGAGATTCTGAAGATAACTGGCGCCATATATTCTGAAGCAGAAAGCCATTATCTTGGAGCCCAAGCTGTTACCCCTGAAGAGTGTTTGCATACAATCGGATACTTCCACTTCACGATAAAACATGTTCCACAAGAGAGGAGAGAGGAGATGTTTGGCATCAAAGAGTGTAACAAATACTCTCGCTAATTCGTCCATTTGATTTGATGTTATAACATTGGCTAGGGCCATTGCTATTGGCAGCTCACCTTTGTCACTGATCATAGTTACCAGCTGAACTAATTGCTCGAATCTGTCAGCTAATACTGTTTCAGCAAGAGTATCGAACTCCGTTCCCTGCTGCAGTATTTTCGTTAATACTTCCATGAAGGCGGCCCTCGTCTGGAGATCTCTATTGTAGCCCAAGTCAATCGAATGCATCAATCCACTGTCAATATTGGCGCTTAGGAGATTTGACATGGCTTGAATGGTGGCATTTCGAAGACTCGAGAGTTTGTCACTAGTCAATCTTTGTCTCGAAACAACCTCCTTCTCCTCATTAGCAGCATCATTGCAATCATTTAATGAGTTCATGAAAAGGGTGAAATACTTGAGGAATAGTTGGGATTTGGCTTCCATCAGGTCCCCCCTGTCAGACTCCTCGGGCTGTAGGGGTAGTCCAAGAAGGAGCGAGCCCACTGCCTCCATACAAGCTTGCTCGAGGTCACGAGTGATGGTTGTCATGTCAGCTGGGTTCGGGGGATGTCCTATTTGATGGGTTGTATCCATTATCCAGTCAGTTAGATATTCAACCAATTTGtttcgaaatttcatttcttgTCTGAATGCCAAGTCGTCCCTTCGCTTCATCATCATTTCCACCAGCTGACAAAGCTTTGTTTTTATGTGTATTGCGTAAATTGTTGTATCCAAATGGCGAACATATCGCACTATTGCCAATGTCATTCCCTCAATGCTTGTCATTCCTAGATATTCAGAAGGCTGATCTGACTTCGACTCCAAGACATTTCGCATTATGAAGATTGTATGCTCGATGAATTGAGTATTTAAATCATTGACGATTACCTGGCCCTGCTGatcgaaaaatttttcaacaatgctTTTTATCTGGTCAAATAGGATAGGATACAGCGCTGGGCTCATCTCCTGGCCGACTAACTCCTTCACATGTTTCTGAATTTGGGcaccaaatttttcattattgcaTATTAGAAGACGCAGAAGGTTAAAAACAAACTGCGTCACTGGACAGTATTGGACCTCTTGGCTGGAGTTGACTAGACAGATTTCTTGGTTCTTTGTCAGTATTTTTTTGGACTCGGGAATGGGGAGAATGGCTGAGGACATGGGACGGTTTGGAGATTTTCGTTGGAGACAGACACCACCTAGGGCACAAAGAAAGCCTGTCATATTTGCCCATTCGTTGATTTGTTCTTCCAGTTCGTGCTCGGAATTTTGGTGGGACGCTCGACGTTTGCCTGTGCTACGGTGGAAGGACTCCACTTGGCCGTCTTCAGTTTTATTTTTGGGATAGTTAGTCAACTGGCGACACGTAAACTCCCAGTTTCTAAAGGTTTCTTCCCAGGCCGGTTGGACCCCATTGACACAGTGCTCGATTTTCCGTAGAAGTGTCATAATACACTTCTGAAGAGCTGCTCGACCTAATATTGAGGGATTTAAGAGCCAATATTATCCATTGCAATATTATATGGATTTATcgaattagctattactaataTATTTCAGGAGAATAGTGTTTcactaaaatttaataataatttgaatgaaatttctaaGTACGTCTTACCTCGATTATGTTCATGATAACATATCCTACTTTCTCCACTAGCTGCATAATCAATAGGAAGGAGTGCATTGTTATGGATAAAAACGAGTGAACAttgaattttgatgatttcaATGAACCAACAAAGTTCAAGTTTAAAAATGTagctatttttatttgttgattTAACAATGAATTTCAACTCACCAGTAGTAAGTGTCGATGACGTTTGCGCGAGGTCAATATACAAATGATAATTAGGCAGAAGACAAGTCACAGCAACTTCATCACTTCCACAACGTATTTCTGCCTCCTCGCAGAGTAATGAAAAACACGAAAGAGCAACTAACACTGCCTCCATATCAATACTCCAAAGATACATGAAAAAAACCACTTCCAATTTGATATGTGCTTGCTTGCAGATGGCGATTTGACTTCCCACATTGGCATAATCTTTATTCTCAGAGAGAAAAGCATTCCTTCTGAccaaaatttctctcaacCATTTGAGAATATCCGTGTAATTGACTATCTGATGCTGAATGAGCTTCTGGGAGATTGAGAAAAGGACCTGTGAGCTTACATCCCAGAAAGTTTTGATGGGTGCCTCTGGGTTCCAAGCCTTAATCTTATTAGGGTGATGAAGTACTAGAAGTGCCTCCATAGCTTCATTAGCAATATCAAGCATTGTCGGCTGATGAACCAAAGAAACAAGTCCATTGATCAATTCGAGAGTTGAACTCTGGATTTCATGTCCAGCTTTTCCATGATTATACAGCATGAGCATGGGATCGGTATGAATGAGCCTCACCTGGGAAATAAGAATTATTatcatgatgaaaattgaCGATTATATAGTTGACGCCCGAATAAAATACATCAAGCAGTAATGTGAaggattaataaaaattaaagaatataCAAGTGATTTTAATTACCATCCAGAGCAGTAAATTTTTGTTACTAGTTATCTCCTCTCCCCTATCCTTATATTTTCCCTGTTCTTTCCCTTTCATGGTAAAGCTCTGAATCATCTTCAAGGGGGTATGAGATATATAGCTCTGGGTAACTTTATTCAAAGTATCAGTGAACATATTCCTCAGCTCTGGACTTCTTGGATAAATGAGATCAATCTGAGGCCACCACGATAATTTGGGCTGTGTGACAATTCTGTAGAGTGAGCTCACAAGGATAAATTGATAGATCGATGGTGAATTTATATTGAGGCAAATCTTGAGAATTTCGTCATTGTGGGGTATTATCCTGAAGCAACTGACACAACAGTCAATCATCAAGTCAATATCCTGGGATATAGAACTGCCCCCTTTTGAAAATGGTTTGATGGGATTAAAAAGGAGACTCTTTAGGTCGCTCATCACATGCTGGACGAGGATAAAGATAACGTTGTTGGAGTCTAGGTTACTGATGTAAGTGGATGCCTTGCAGAGTTTAACACAGGTAACAGCTGCTGCTTCGGTTAATTGTCGACTTGATCCATGCATTACTAGGCCTCGTTTCACACCATCAatgaagtgttttttttttgcatgctTTGGTGAACACGGAGCACCGGAATCTGCATTGACAATCTCCCCAAGGATCTtagggaaaattaataaaaatacttttaattttattatacagTGATGTATTATAAAGGATAACAAAAAACATGAATAGTTTTTGTCCGgaattacaataaaataatttcatatgcAAACCTTGGGAGAGAGAATCAACAGCATTATTTGGAGGGGCCAGACAGCAGCTACTCGTCCTTTTTTGTTTTCAGCGAAACAGTCAAGAATATCGAAGAGTTCACCACAGATTTTGGCTAAAATGTCGTTTGGGTTCTTTTGTATGTCCGAGAACTCGTGTGGATACGTGTCCATCCAATTCCAGATGGCATGCTCCAGGGAGTTCATCAGGATGATATGGGCTGATTTTTTGAGCAGACGAAATTTTTGGATTGTTTCAGTTAGCAGTTGCATTAATCGGTCTATGTCGATGTTGATATGTTGGATTAATTCTATATCACTGCAGTCTGGATTCTCTTCGCTGCACACTGAGAGCTCTTGCAGGTGGTCAGAAATTCGATTGAAGACTGCAGAAAAGAAATTGAGGCTAAGAGCGAATAGCACTTTACTCGCTAGGTTTTTTATGTGCGAGTGTAGATGGCTGTCATTTGTTATGTCTGAAAGAGGATGCATTGAGTTGATTAGAGATAATGTTTcatgaatgaagaaaatttggcccacgacaaaaaaaaaaagaaaaatattttacatacTGATAAACTGACAGATCTGTCTCAGCAACAATTTAACATTCATTGTCTCATCTTTATTAGCTGTATCCTTTGGCTGATTAGCAAGACACTGCTCCAGTGTGTCCAAAACAATGATAATCGATTCGTAGCAATTCCTCTCCTGCTCAGTGTAATGAAATAGCCTCTGCCCACTGTTACCAGGCAATATTTCATTGACCCTCTGCAATATTTTCGTCAGTCCTCCAATGACCAGTGCAAACCTGTGCCTAGATATCTGGATCAAATACTTTCGATTTTTCTCCTCGTTCACTCGAGAATTCGTTGTTTGTGGCCCAGCACGACATGGTAGCTAAAAAATCCCAGTCATTACCAAATAATTCGTATAGAATACTCATGAATAACTTGTCATATTATTCATGTCTATTAATTTAACGAAAATTGGTAACGTCGTTATTATAGAAAGAAACATGTCAGGACCCCAATCAGATAATATTGATATATGTATCCGGAGGATTGGTTGTGATCTTGATATCAAAGGAAGTATTTTACTCATGGCAgtttgtaattattatttaattttataatagaTAGTTGTAATTAGGTAAATACTGGTAAATCATTGTCAATCTGTCCAGTAGCCATATAATGGTTCATATGATATTTTGAATtgtgaatatttataattgttaCTAGTAAAAAGATAAGAAATCACAATTTCAATAGACTCATCGATTAAATGTTTTGCTCATTCTTCATAGTCTTGCTTTTATTCTCTTCGAAATTATTATACCACTATTTTAACTTTAAAAAAGCTCAATATTTCCAACGAACCACCATCAATTGCCACTAATTGTTCGTCTTTGACAATTAGAGCTTAAAATCTCCCACCATCgggttatttatttcattatttcaataattatacctggTCCTCGAATCTCGTAATCAACAAATTTGCCCATTCCTCTGGTTTCTGTGTACCCATGGTCACCTTCGCCCCCCACAACCACAAAATAATTCCACTAATTATTGTtaccctcctcctccttcgCCCCTCCCCACTACAGCCACAACCACTCTATACCCCACCTGCCCTTCACTACCACCTTATTTCAATCAATGAAATTCCATCATCGTATGTTTATTTACACAGTTATAAACCGACCGGTCCATTTTTATCGAGCCCTTGTTCCCATATATGCACCGACTATTCTCGCAAAGTTGGTTACTTCAACAcgtaaaaggaaaattaaggaattataaataaatagtagTTATTTGTTTTACAAGCAAGCACTGTGGAACTATATGTTTTTATGTGTGTTCTGTGTCAAGTTGCCCGCATAACCAATACAGCCGGTTAGAGAGAGGGGAGATAATgtaggagagagagagagagagagagagaaagagagagagggagggagatgagaatttattaaaatccaaATTGAACAACGAAAAAGTGAATTGTACTTAATATGGCTGATAAATGACAAATTCTTTCTGACTTTGTAGTTGTTTTTCAACTGTCGATCGATAATTATGGAGATGTTTTTTACACTAAAGGGATAATAAACTGAGAAAGGTGAAAGAAAGCTGGTCTAGAGAGCGCGAATTTACCGTGCGCATTCCCACCGACGCATTTTTATCCCTACTCCTGGCGATCGTTCGTCCGATCGTTTAGTAGTGGCAGGGACAGGGGAAAGAGGGTCAACTTCTCCAGGTTTCATTCTTGGGACCAAGCCATTCATGAGGTTTGTTCTATGGGCCATTCTCTGATAAGCCAAACTATTGACTTTTTTAGATTCGCTGATTCAGGGTCAATCAAGATTGGTGGATTTTTTATAGATGATGGCCAGGGTGTTTGGAGATTTTTGTGATGGTGTTTGTGAGAGGATTTAAAGGTGGATGAAGTATTTCTAAAGCGATTTCAAATATTACGAAAGGTTAAGTAATGAAAATCGTTTAAATGTGTAAcggacaaattaaaaattttgttgataaatattattttgatttattaattttttgccaACTTACTGTCAATTCTTCTTTTCATTCAAGAAAATACAATAAGAAACTGGTTCTATATCTAGTGAATGGTAAAGGTACGTCTCATGATGTACAATTTTCACAGatgaatgggaaaaaaagTACACCTTCCCAAACAAATGTTTTATTAATGTAAAAACCAGCATTATGAACTTTAACAATTAGCTACGATATTGAAGGATGTAATTGCACGTCGACGATGTCTATCAATACGATTTAGGGGCTTAGGATCGATATCCGTGACCGCAATATTAAAAACAAATGACTGATTAATACCAGTGATGAGATGCTCTGGTGGAACCTCTAATGCGCCTCGTCTAGAACAAGAAAAACAATCGAGAAACATTCcaagaacaatttttcatacttTCTATTTCAATGCCACTCCAAAACTTACGGATCTATTTGGCGAAAGGTCAGCATAACTGAGCAATCCCTAGCAGTAGTGAATAGCAAATAATTTCGTAAGATCAAAATATCATTAAAAGCAATGCTATTCTCTCCGCCTTTATATTCACTAGAGTCGGTGAAATAAACCATTTCCTCATTGAGGTGTGTCGAATGTTGtgaataaattctatatacGTGTTGAGCACTAGAACTATGCAGCTGTTGCACTTGGAAGAGACGACCGAGAATAGAATCTTTCGGTAAATTTCCATCTGGAAAATTACAGGcctgaaaaaaagaaataaaaaaataaaaattagttattaattaaatttccattaaCTTTTCTCATTaagtcattaaaattcaaattcaggTGTATAAGTTAAAGACATATGCAAAATCCTTGAATAGTCTTAAATTTAAaggattataatttttcatttagagGCAAAAACAATTTCCTAATTCCTACCCTTTCGTTTGTTGTTTGAGTGCCATCAAACGTTGAATGATTCATGTCAGTAGGGGCTATTGTGATGATATCATCGGATTTTCTATCTGtatcgttgttttttttttcgaaagtaAATTCTCGGTATAAAGCCTCTTCTACGAGTACATATAGTTCATTCAACAGTTGTTGACTGTCCTTTTGAGATCCATCATTGAGCCACTCGTTTAATATTTCATCTAAATTATCACGTGGATATCCTTCACCCCAAATGGGCTGTCCATCtctaaatataataaaattattttggggAGAATCAATTAGGGCAGCAATGGCGTGATGTACTCGAGCTTTATTCCCTGAGAAGAGATCGCAAGGACAGTACCTACTCCGTTTATTCACAGCTCTGTTGATCAGCTGCAAGCAATTGAAAACACGTATCGAAAATGTATGGTTTGCTTAACATTGTTGATCAAATTGTTTTTTGATCTTTACCTTGTAGAACTGCTTAGTACAATATGGGCAAAGATGTGTTCGCCTCTCGGATCGTGGCATGAAGCCTTGTTTTGGCTTGATCTCAATGCAAAATGTTGGCTTCCTCGTGTCAATGATATCAAGATGGTCAGGAAGTTTTGCGTAGTCCGGTAGTTTTATAACCAAATCGTGATAACAGTTTTTATGCTTTCGAGCCGCTggtatgaaaaaatcattaaaatgaaactaGTGAAATATCGTCTCGATACATAATGTAAGATGATTTATTTACCTGGCCGTAGGATTTCAACTCTCTCATCCCAATTCCTAAAATTGTTTGGATGACACCGTAATATTTCCGGTGGAGTCACGAATCTTCCCATTAATTTGGAAATGaacttcatgaaaaatctgaATTCGAGTAATGCTTTCGTCTCTGCTGCATCGATCGGTGACTCTTTTGTTGGCTCAATTTTGTGGAAACGTAGGACACTCTTCGCCTGTAATGCGAGAAAATGTTAATTCGACTATTCCTAGAGAtggtagataaaaaaaaaagattgccAATATGGTAAATGTCAATTCCTTTCACCGCCTTCCCCGACATTCGTCCTATAGGCAGAGCcaacaattgaaataatatatGTTAGGTCAGACAGGGAGGAGACCGGGATTCAATGAGCTTATTTCTCTGTTACCTGCATGCGCCATGGGCCATAACATTTCAAACAAAAgcaaaaaaagtttttcattttaaaggaGATTTGATAATTGTCATTTTCTTGAGcagtgaataattttgaaaaatatactaAAAGAACCTTTAAGGAAagttttacaatattttccttcaatataaattattgtttaaattacTACCACCAGAGCAAACAAATTATCGAGTTTCCCTTGtcattacaatattttttaaccaaGGAATTGATgaatgtttaatttttatgggaaatgtaataaaatatcaataaaaattacttcaaCAAAATTGTCCATAGCTTACCAATGGTAGGGATATAACAAGATTGGCATTGCCCTCTCCTCTGTAAGTATACTCCTGCATGTGAGAAGCCTCTAATTGACGGATTATCAATTCCATGTTATATATTTCCGCATAGAAGACGTTTGGTTAATTTCTCTCCTGTAGAAAGACGTTCTATTCAGCCATTAGTGTTGGTAAACTGTGGACAAATAAAAGATAATGTGAATTTGCAcgtttgaggaaaaaatattatagaaATGCTTCATGAATTTGCATGGAAATTCTtaagattttttattcaattactgCAATCTTTTAATTTGTATTAGAAGAGCCCATTATATGATTTTAAAATTCTAACAAACACAATTTGGTGTGTGCATGTGTAACACGGTTGATATCCTACTTATCCTCATCAATTaagaattcaaataatttattgttattatttcactgttgattttttaaaaaataatcacgatTGCAATGTGAgttaatttgattttaatgatcttaatataaaatataatataattaaaaagcATTTCAAATTCTTGAAGATCCAGATTTAATTAGATTGCATGAAATGTATGTATGGTTAATTCAG encodes:
- the LOC135169640 gene encoding neurofibromin isoform X4, encoding MGTQKPEEWANLLITRFEDQLPCRAGPQTTNSRVNEEKNRKYLIQISRHRFALVIGGLTKILQRVNEILPGNSGQRLFHYTEQERNCYESIIIVLDTLEQCLANQPKDTANKDETMNVKLLLRQICQFINITNDSHLHSHIKNLASKVLFALSLNFFSAVFNRISDHLQELSVCSEENPDCSDIELIQHINIDIDRLMQLLTETIQKFRLLKKSAHIILMNSLEHAIWNWMDTYPHEFSDIQKNPNDILAKICGELFDILDCFAENKKGRVAAVWPLQIMLLILSPKILGEIVNADSGAPCSPKHAKKKHFIDGVKRGLVMHGSSRQLTEAAAVTCVKLCKASTYISNLDSNNVIFILVQHVMSDLKSLLFNPIKPFSKGGSSISQDIDLMIDCCVSCFRIIPHNDEILKICLNINSPSIYQFILVSSLYRIVTQPKLSWWPQIDLIYPRSPELRNMFTDTLNKVTQSYISHTPLKMIQSFTMKGKEQGKYKDRGEEITSNKNLLLWMVRLIHTDPMLMLYNHGKAGHEIQSSTLELINGLVSLVHQPTMLDIANEAMEALLVLHHPNKIKAWNPEAPIKTFWDVSSQVLFSISQKLIQHQIVNYTDILKWLREILVRRNAFLSENKDYANVGSQIAICKQAHIKLEVVFFMYLWSIDMEAVLVALSCFSLLCEEAEIRCGSDEVAVTCLLPNYHLYIDLAQTSSTLTTGRAALQKCIMTLLRKIEHCVNGVQPAWEETFRNWEFTCRQLTNYPKNKTEDGQVESFHRSTGKRRASHQNSEHELEEQINEWANMTGFLCALGGVCLQRKSPNRPMSSAILPIPESKKILTKNQEICLVNSSQEVQYCPVTQFVFNLLRLLICNNEKFGAQIQKHVKELVGQEMSPALYPILFDQIKSIVEKFFDQQGQVIVNDLNTQFIEHTIFIMRNVLESKSDQPSEYLGMTSIEGMTLAIVRYVRHLDTTIYAIHIKTKLCQLVEMMMKRRDDLAFRQEMKFRNKLVEYLTDWIMDTTHQIGHPPNPADMTTITRDLEQACMEAVGSLLLGLPLQPEESDRGDLMEAKSQLFLKYFTLFMNSLNDCNDAANEEKEVVSRQRLTSDKLSSLRNATIQAMSNLLSANIDSGLMHSIDLGYNRDLQTRAAFMEVLTKILQQGTEFDTLAETVLADRFEQLVQLVTMISDKGELPIAMALANVITSNQMDELARVFVTLFDAKHLLSPLLWNMFYREVEVSDCMQTLFRGNSLGSKIMAFCFRIYGASYLQNLLEPLITPLIDDSSTNFEVDSARIDVNENIEQNGRNLIALTQKVFDAIVSSADRFPSQLRSMCHCLYQVLSKRFPQCPQNNIGAVGTVIFLRFINPAIVSPQEMGIVNKPVPVQVKRGLMLMSKILQNIANHVEFSKEQHMLPFNDFLRLHFEIGRRFFIQIASDCETVDQTNHPMSFVSDANVLALHRLLWNHQERIGDYLSSSRDHKAVGRRPFDKMATLLAYLGPPEHKPVESHLLFSYTRWSSIDMSSTNFEEIMVKHNMHEKEEFKSIKSLNLFYQAGTSRQGNPVFYYIARRYKIGETNGDLLIYHVMLTLKPFCHAPFELVVDFTHTCSDNRFRTEFLQKWFYVLPEFAYANIHAAYIYNCNNWVREYTKYHDRILAPLKGNRKVIFIDSPARLNEVIESEQQKLPGATLTLDEDLKVFTSALKLSHKDTKVSVKVGPSAIQITASERTKVLSHQVLLNDVYYASEIEEVCLVDDNQFTLTISNEAGPLSFIHNDCDSIVQAVIHIRNRWELSQPDSMSVHTKIRPKDVPGTLLNMALLNLGSSDPNLRTAAYNQLCALTATFDLKIEGQLLETSGLCIPSNNTIFIKHLSETLAANDSHLTLEFLEECMQGFKVSTIDLKHLCLEYMTPWLKNLVRFYKPNDEGGKRQRQVTQILEKLIILTIEEVEMYPSIQAKIWSTIGRLPELIDTVLDNFIQKSVGYGLGSPMVEIMADTAVALASGNVQLVAKKIIGRLCRVVDKTCTSPTPLLEQHMMWDDIAILARYLLMLSFNNCLDVGKHLPYLFHTVTFLVCCGTLSMRAATHGLVINIIHSLCTCNSPSFSEDTHRVLRMSLDEFSLPKFYLLFGISKVKSAAVTAFRSSCRHSSDKWFANERTTCGGQDREKLSLPSLEVITDALLEIMESCMKDIPRCDWLRTWTSLAKSFAFCFNPALQPRALIVFGCISKSITDQDIKQLLRILVKALESFNDITLLEAIIMCLTRLQPLLRPESPIHRYLFWVATSILQLDEAPLYASGLALLEQNLHTLDSQGIFDDKSLEKVMMSTREPLEWHFKQLDHAVGLSFKSNFHFALVGHLLKGYRHPTPTTVTRTARVLTMLLAIVAKPYMRDKFEVTPQNVAYLAALVHVSEEVRSRCHVRHSLERNVIESNSSDFLDVLMANGPDINPTSNLMNRKQKSWDLLDQNAISQARLQKPQTSNHSGRTLFKTQRSFSVPTTKEAKAIDEGEAKNSSTRVSVSNENNVLLDPEVLTDFSTQTLVLTILATLVKYSTDETETRILYEYLAEASVVFPRVFPVINNLLDAKITSVLSSCHDQVIVSAVQAIIQNMIACEDTGQQLHYLQSCGFGGLWRFAGPFAKCNRTAESAELFVNCLEAMVETCLPTEENESFNSESSVDIERKVDNVQIQGKSTPGRSKGRNHSQEINSKETSSSAPRECPVGSKRESTISTHVNNISNS